A portion of the Cryptomeria japonica chromosome 5, Sugi_1.0, whole genome shotgun sequence genome contains these proteins:
- the LOC131050344 gene encoding uncharacterized protein LOC131050344 isoform X2, which translates to MAHTAHKSCTAGLLKLLLVLLAIALSVYIVGPPLYWQFMEGLHSASCSPCVCDCPSEARLSIIPPDCGKPEIREEMEKNSTDLVSEELRLQEIVAEENQQHSEMMLLDAKKLASQYQKEAEKCNAGIETCEGARERAEASLVTERKATALWEQRARQMGWKDA; encoded by the exons ATGGCACACACAGCACACAAATCATGTACCGCAGGGCTACTGAAGTTGCTGCTAGTATTGTTGGCCATTGCACTGTCGGTATACATTGTGGGTCCTCCTTTGTATTGGCAGTTCATGGAGGGTCTGCACTCAGCATCCTGTTCTCCTTGTGTATGTGATTGCCCTTCAGAAGCCAGACTCAGCATTATTCCTCCAG ACTGTGGGAAGCCTGAGATTAGGGAGGAGATGGAAAAGAATTCCACTGATCTTGTCTCAGAGGAGTTAAGATTACAGGAAATTGTAGCAGAGGAAAATCAGCAACATTCTGAGATGATGTTACTTGATGCCAAGAAACTGGCTTCTCAGTACCAGAAAGAAGCAGAAAAATGTAATGCTGGAATAGAAACATGTGAAGGAGCTAGAGAGAGAGCAGAGGCATCATTAGTAACTGAGAGGAAAGCAACAGCACTATGGGAACAGAGGGCTCGACAGATGGGTTGGAAAGATGCATAA
- the LOC131050344 gene encoding uncharacterized protein LOC131050344 isoform X1 — translation MAHTAHKSCTAGLLKLLLVLLAIALSVYIVGPPLYWQFMEGLHSASCSPCVCDCPSEARLSIIPPGLNNLSLTDCGKPEIREEMEKNSTDLVSEELRLQEIVAEENQQHSEMMLLDAKKLASQYQKEAEKCNAGIETCEGARERAEASLVTERKATALWEQRARQMGWKDA, via the exons ATGGCACACACAGCACACAAATCATGTACCGCAGGGCTACTGAAGTTGCTGCTAGTATTGTTGGCCATTGCACTGTCGGTATACATTGTGGGTCCTCCTTTGTATTGGCAGTTCATGGAGGGTCTGCACTCAGCATCCTGTTCTCCTTGTGTATGTGATTGCCCTTCAGAAGCCAGACTCAGCATTATTCCTCCAG GTTTGAACAACCTTTCTTTAACAG ACTGTGGGAAGCCTGAGATTAGGGAGGAGATGGAAAAGAATTCCACTGATCTTGTCTCAGAGGAGTTAAGATTACAGGAAATTGTAGCAGAGGAAAATCAGCAACATTCTGAGATGATGTTACTTGATGCCAAGAAACTGGCTTCTCAGTACCAGAAAGAAGCAGAAAAATGTAATGCTGGAATAGAAACATGTGAAGGAGCTAGAGAGAGAGCAGAGGCATCATTAGTAACTGAGAGGAAAGCAACAGCACTATGGGAACAGAGGGCTCGACAGATGGGTTGGAAAGATGCATAA